A genomic stretch from Lathyrus oleraceus cultivar Zhongwan6 chromosome 2, CAAS_Psat_ZW6_1.0, whole genome shotgun sequence includes:
- the LOC127123167 gene encoding transcription factor GTE11-like, whose product MSDNTKPSSSTTPNTNPSNTQPRKRLIIKLSYPPGSRKRDSDSCATNENKRRKIQDSVKPTISCYWVDSNYQTKSTALSQPKNNGNVVENKKIIKNQVSNTIPLSQPKDNDNVVEDKKMIKNQLSKPTPLSQPKDNMKDFVTRGEECGLKKAMECVKRRQCWLILKRMLVDRDGWDLKDPPKIAKPNKCKIKAIGLKEIERKMRLYATEDEFASDMRLVFSNAMVTYPPRNHIYQIAKKFSDTFEHKWKSLKNMWELEDTKRSNTHKRY is encoded by the coding sequence ATGTCCGACAACACCAAACCTTCTTCCTCAACAACACCCAACACTAACCCTTCGAACACACAACCTCGTAAAAGACTTATCATCAAGCTCAGTTATCCTCCTGGTTCAAGAAAACGCGATTCAGATTCTTGTGCCACAAATGAAAACAAGAGAAGGAAGATTCAAGATTCTGTAAAACCAACCATATCCTGTTATTGGGTTGATTCAAATTATCAAACCAAATCAACAGCTTTGTCTCAACCAAAGAATAATGGCAATGTTGTTGAAAACAAGAAGATCATCAAGAACCAAGTTTCCAACACAATACCTTTGTCTCAACCAAAGGATAATGACAATGTTGTTGAAGACAAGAAGATGATCAAGAACCAACTTTCCAAACCAACACCTTTGTCTCAACCAAAGGATAACATGAAGGATTTTGTGACAAGAGGTGAAGAATGTGGGTTGAAGAAAGCGATGGAGTGTGTTAAGAGGAGGCAATGTTGGTTGATATTGAAGAGGATGTTGGTAGACAGAGATGGTTGGGATTTGAAAGATCCTCCAAAAATAGCAAAGCCTAATAAGTGTAAGATAAAGGCAATAGGTTTGAAGGAAATAGAGAGAAAAATGAGGTTGTATGCAACAGAGGATGAGTTTGCTAGCGACATGAGGCTTGTGTTCTCTAATGCAATGGTAACGTATCCTCCAAGGAATCATATTTACCAAATTGCAAAAAAGTTTAGTGACACTTTTGAACACAAATGGAAGTCATTGAAGAATATGTGGGAACTTGAGGATACAAAAAGAAGCAACACTCACAAGAGATACTAA
- the LOC127123168 gene encoding uncharacterized protein LOC127123168, producing the protein MSDNTKPSSSTTPNTNPSNTQPRKRLIIKLSYPPGSRKRDSDSCATDENKRRKIQDSVKPTISCYWVDSNYQTKSTALSQPKNNGNVVENKKIIKNQVSNTIPLSQPKDNDNVVEDKKMIKNQLSKPTPLSQPKDNMKDSVTRGEECGLKKAMECVKRRQCWLILKRMLVDRDGWDLKDPPKIAKPNKCKIKAIGLKEIERKMRLYATEDEFASDMGLCSLMQW; encoded by the coding sequence ATGTCCGACAACACCAAACCTTCTTCCTCAACAACACCCAACACTAACCCTTCGAACACACAACCTCGTAAAAGACTTATCATCAAGCTCAGTTATCCTCCTGGTTCAAGAAAACGCGATTCAGATTCTTGTGCCACAGATGAAAACAAGAGAAGGAAGATTCAAGATTCTGTAAAACCAACCATATCCTGTTATTGGGTTGATTCAAATTATCAAACCAAATCAACAGCTTTGTCTCAACCAAAGAATAATGGCAATGTTGTTGAAAACAAGAAGATCATCAAGAACCAAGTTTCCAACACAATACCTTTGTCTCAACCAAAGGATAATGACAATGTTGTTGAAGACAAGAAGATGATCAAGAACCAACTTTCCAAACCAACACCTTTGTCTCAACCAAAGGATAACATGAAGGATTCTGTGACAAGAGGTGAAGAATGTGGGTTGAAGAAAGCGATGGAGTGTGTTAAGAGGAGGCAATGTTGGTTGATATTGAAGAGGATGTTGGTAGACAGAGATGGTTGGGATTTGAAAGATCCTCCAAAAATAGCAAAGCCTAATAAGTGTAAGATAAAGGCAATAGGTTTGAAGGAAATAGAGAGAAAAATGAGGTTGTATGCAACAGAGGATGAGTTTGCTAGCGACATGGGCTTGTGTTCTCTAATGCAATGGTAA